The DNA region GGCGTGAGGGGGTGTGGAAAAAGTGGCCGTGGGCAACGCGGCCAAAACTTTCCAGGGGCGCGTCCACTTTCAGGAACAGCGTGAAGACCGATTCGCCCCCCCTGTGGCTCAGCATCTTTTCTTTCGCGGCGGAGAATCCCGCTTGCGCGGAGGGTTCCAGGCCTTGGATGTCAGCCAGCCGGTAGAGGGTTTTCAGATCGGCGGCCCAAATGAGGCTGGCATAGCGGTAGCTGAGTTCATGGCTGTCGGTGAGGGTTTTGGCTGCTGGCGCCACGCCGGTGACGGTGGTGTCCGTTCTGATCTCGCCGCCAAGCGCCAGGATCTTGTCGCGCAGGGCCTCCGCCAGCCTGCCCACGCCGCCTTTGGGGTAAAAGTAGTCCAGATAGAGCGAAAAATAGCTCAGGGCAAAGAAGGTGGGCGTGCCCTTGAAAAAGTGCTGAGAGATGATGTCGCGGAGGGCGGGATCGCTCACGCTGGCGTTCAGATGGTCCTCCACAGGATAGCCCATGCGGTTGATCCTGCCGATGGTGAGCAGAAAGCGGGGCAGCCAGGGCAGCAGCTTTTTGAAGATGAATTTTCTGTCGCGCCGGAGGTCCTTGAACACGGGATTTTCCACTCCGTAGAGCACGTCCATGTACTTCATGATCTGCCCGATGGTGCGCAGCAGCGTGTCTATCTCGGCCGCGCTGGCGGGATAGAGCTTTTTCAAAAAATCGCTGTAGCGGGGCAGGCTGTCCGGTCCGTCGAGATGCAGCACCTGGTCCTCGATGCCCAGCGAGACGGGGCTGGACACGACCTCGAGGCGGATGTTCAGGTCCTCCAGCATGGGCAGGATGATCCCCGCGCTTTCCAGGGCCCGCACGCCGGCGTCGAACAGGAAGCCGTCGCTGGTAAAAGAGTTCACCAGTCCGCCCAGTTCGCTGTTCTTTTCCAGCAGCAGCACTTTTTGCCCGGCGCGGGCCAGATAGGCGGTGGCGGTGAGTCCGGCCATGCCTCCGCCCACCACGATGGTGTCGTAGCTGTTCTCAGTCATGTTTCAATTCCCGAAAATATAATTGCTCAAAAGCGGCTTACTCCTTGATCCCGCTCAGGCGCAGCGATTCCGCCCACAATTGGCGGGCCGCTTCGCGGTCCAGGGCCGGCGGCGCGGGCACTTCCGCGGTGGTCAGGTTGAAAAATTTCCCGCTCACCCCCTCCAGGTCCCGGGTCACGCCCAAGGTGTAAAGCGCTTCCGCCGATACTTCGGCCGATTTCAGGGTCTTATCGAAAAAATTCCGCTTGAACCAACGGTAGAAGGCCCCGTTTTCCTGGCCCGTATCGCTTTTCACCGCCCCCGGATGCATGGTGTTGATGGTTACGCCGGTGCCTTGGAAGCGTTCCGCGAAAACCAGCATGGCCAGCATTTGGGCCAGTTTGGCAGCGCCGTAGCTTTTGAGGCCGGTGTAGCGGCGGCGGGACCAGTTCAGATCGTCCAGCCTGAGTCCCCAGGCGGCGAAACGGTGACCCTCTGAACCCACCAAAATGATCCGCGCGCGGGCTTGCGCCCTCAGCTTATCCTGTAAAACATGGTTGATGATGAAGGGAGCCAGATGATGCACCACCAGCACCTTGTCCAGGCCCTCGGCGGTAAGTTCCCTGTGGGTGAGATAGACACCCGCGTTGTGGATCAGCAGGTCGATGGGAGTTTCCAGCCGCGCCAGTTCGCCGGCCACGCGAAAGATGTCCGGCAGCACGCTCAGGTCGGCTATCCGGTGGTCACAGCGCACGCCGAACTCACCTTCGATCTCGCGGCGCAGGTCTTCGGACTTGGCGGCGTTCCTGTTCACGCAGAGGAGGTTGGCCCCCCGGGAGGCGAATTTGCGGGCGGTGACCCGGCCAATCCCGGAAGTGGCGCCAGTGATTACCACCAGCTTGCCCGCGCAGTCATCCGGACACAGCCGGGGCGCTTTGCCGTTGTTCCTGATCATGGCCAGGATATTCGACCACTTGTACTCGCGGATGTATTGCCTGGTTTTATTCGTCACAGTTCCGCTCAGCCGAATTTCTTCGCCACAAAGCGGCGGTACATCTTGTTGAAACGGGGGATGTTGTTGAAAATATCACCCCAGAGATCGTAATAATCGCGCTGTTCCCTGATCAGCCCGTCCTCGCTGAGCACCAGTTTGGTGGTCCCGTAAATGGGCGTGTTGGGATATTTTTTGAACATCATGGTCATGATCCAGTCGAACATGATCACGTTGTCGTTCTGGGCCGTGGCCAGGATCTCCATCTTGAGCTGTTTGGTGCGCTTGGTGAGCCGGTTGCACATGGCGATGAAGTTGTCTATGCCTTCCAGGCGCTGGATGGTATCCTGAAACACGATGTCCCGGTGGTAGTAAGGAAAGATGTGCGACCAATCCGGCCTGCCTTCGCGGTTGTAGGTCTTGCTCCACAACTCCCGGATGGTATCCTTGTCCAGCACCAGCCTTTCCTGTCCGTCAACCTTTGTTGGTGTGTCCATGTTATCCCTTTTAGTTTTCGATCGTTCCCTGCCGCCAGTGAAAAAAAAGTCCACCGGGAGTCAAGAAAAAAATCGGCGGGAAAGCCAGCCCGGCCCGCCAAGGCCGCTGCCGCTGGCCGGATTTGCCAAAACCCGGCCTTGCCAGAGCTTCAAAACGCAATATGCTATCCTAAGAAATCTGAAATGGTTACGCCCAGGGAGGTTACATGCCACTGCCCTTTAACATGAACCGCATGCTGGACACTGAGTTGCACTTTCCCCAGCGCTTCACCACCATGACCCCCAAAAACTACGGACTGGTCTTCTGGAACGAGGGCAACAAGGCCTCGCACGACAGCAACCACGCCGTGATCACCGATCACCTGGGGGCGGAAGCCTCGCTGCGGGATATCGAGTTCTTTTACAAAACCAAGGGCATCGTGCCCCGCGTCTATCAATCCTACAAGGCCAACGAACTGGAGAAGCTGCGCCCCGCCCTCGAACACCACAACTTCAAGATCGCCACCAAGCAGGGCGCGTTCTTTCTGCACGACCGGGACAGCCAGCTGGGCATCTCCGGCGATCTGCGCATCGAACGCCTCAAAAGCCTGAGCATCGACGTGATGGAAACCATCGCCATCGAATTTGGCGGAGATTGGACCATCAAGGTGGTGGAACGCCACCTGCTGCATCCCTCCTACCATCTTTTGGGCGGGTTCGTGGGCCAGGAACTGGCCTCGCTGGCCTCGGTGAGCGTGTTCGCCGGCTACAGCCGCGTGGACGACGTTTACACCCGCGACAAATTCCGCGGCCGCGGCTTCGGCGGCAGCATGATCCACTACCTGATCAATTACCACAAACAACTCCACGAAAACCACCTCTACCTCTATTCGGCGGATCCCGCCGCCATACGCATCTACGAAAAAGGCGGCTTCTCCCGCCAGCCTCAGAACTTTGAGTTCTGGACCGCCTGGAAAGAAGTTAGCTGAGCACTTTCCGGCTGTTACAAAGAACGCAAACATTGCGTTCCAGGGTGTTTTTATCTTTCCGCGGCAAGTCGGATATAAGTTTAACTGAAGATTAATTTTATTAAACATTAAAATTGAGGCGCACATTTCTCTTGACAGCTTATACCCCTATTAAGTATGATGACTTTGAGCGTTATTGTAGCTTTTTACAAACTTTGGGGAACACTCCACCGGGCTGTGGGCTGAAGGAGAAAACGATGAAAGCGTCAAGCTTGATGGCAGCACTTATAATTTTACTGTTTGTGAGTTCCTTTCTGCCGGCCGTGGCCTTCCCGGAAACCGAAGCCGGATCAGATACTGGCTACGCTCCCGACCTCGTCAAGATCAAACTCAGCTCCGCCGCCTATGAAAGGGCAGGCTTGCCGGAAGGCCTCTACGCGGAGGCTGCGGATTTCGGCATTGAGGAACTGGACCGGCTGCTGCTGCAGACCGGAGGCCAAAAGGTCATCCGCGCGCATCGCCGGGTGAAAGACACTGCCTGGGAGGAGCGAACCGGCTTCGACCGCTGGTTCCTGGTCAAGCTGGATGGCAGGATGGCGGTGGAGGAAGCCGTGAACGCTTTCAAATCCAGCGCCTGGATCGAATTCGCCCAGCCAGAGTATGAGATCCGGTCAGCTGTGGCACCTAATGACCCATTTTACAGCGACAACTGGGGCCACAATAACACCGCGCAACTCCCAGCCTGGTTTCCAGCTGGCGATCCAGCTGGAGGTCACACCGGAGCAACTGTGGGCACCGTTGGCTTCGATTCTGACGCCCAACTGGCCTGGGACCGCAGCCAATTCTGGGGATCCAGTTCTATCGTGATCGCCATCATCGATACCGGAGCGGATACTTCTCATCCAGACCTGCGTTTGGTGGCTGGCTACGATTACGGAGACGGCGACAGCAACGTGAACACCACCAACGCCCACGGCACCAACTGCGCCGGCATTGCTGCGGCCAGGGCCAACAACAGCCTGGGCGTGGCAGGCATTGCCGGAGGCTGCAGCATCATGCCGCTGAAAATCCTGGATTCAGCCGGGCATCAGTATTTCACCTATACCGACAACGCGCTGACCCACGCCGCTGACAACGGAGTGGAGATCATCAGCATGAGCTTTTCCGCCATTCCCCTGGGTACAGACGAGGGCGACATTCCCGCCACCGACGCCGCCCTGGAATACGCCTACGACCACGGCTGCGTGATGTTTGCCTCCACCGCCAACGACAACACCTCCACCATCGGCTATCCCTCCAACCACAACAAAGTGATCAGCGTGGGCGCTGCTGCTCCCAACGGAGCACGGAAAAGCTACACTTCCGTGGATGGCGAATATTGGTGGGGATCAAACTACGGCGTCAACACCCAGGACGACCCCAAAGCGGTGGACCTGATGGCACCCACGATCCTGCCTTCAACCGATCTGATGGGCACTGCGGGATACAATACCTCTGCCAGCCCAGGGGGCGATTACTACATGTGGTTCAACGGCACTTCCTGCTCCTGCCCCTACGCGGCTGGTGTGGCAGCTTTGCTGCTGTCCAAAACACCCACCCTCACCCAGACCCAGGTGAAGAACATCCTCTCTAAAACCGCCACCGACATGACAGTGGGAACCAGCGCGGGCTGGGACCGCTACACCGGCTACGGCCTGGTGAACGCGGACCGGGCGCTAGTGAACGTTTGGGACGGCAGCAGCAGCAACGCCTGGAACCTTGCCTCGAACTGGAGTTTGGACATGGTGCCCATCAGCACCCAAGACGTGCTGATCCCCAACTATCTGATTCGCTATCCCACAGTTTCCGTAAATCCGCAGCCCTGCGCCAGCGTAGTGGTGGAAACCGCGGCCAGCATTACCATCACCACCGGCTACCTGACCGCGTTTGGCGACTACACCACCTCCGGTTCGTTGGTGATGAACAACTCCACCGGCCACCTCTACGTGCTGGGGCAGCTTAGCTTTGAGAGCGGAGCGACCGCCTCCATAACCGCAGATGTGGACATCCATGTGGTGGATGATGTTTTCTTCCAGACAGGAAGCAACGTAATCATGAGCAACGGCAACCTCATCTTGTACGGAAACAAGTCGTCAGTCATCCGTGCCTACACCGCGGCAACGGTCTACAATCTTTTGTCAGACAAGGATTCCGGCTATTCTTCGGCCATCAGCCTGCTTTCCACGGCACCCATCACGATCAGCGGCAACCTCTATGTTTACGGGGGCAGCACCCTGAACCACTCTTACAGCGGCACCACCATCCTGAAAGGCGGCATGTGGGTATATGATAACGCCACCTGTGCCTTCAATTCCGGCACCCTCAGTTTGGAAGGCACCGGCACCAGTTACCTGCGCTTCTACCAATACGGGATCGGCAACCATCTGAAAAACCTGGCCATCAACAAAAGCACCGGCTACAGCGTGGTCCTCTATGATACCCTGGAAGTGGCCGGCAATGTGACCATCAACAGCGGCACCTTCAATCCTGGAACCTGGCCGGTATTCGTGGGCGGGAACTGGGACAACAACGCCGGCCCTGCGTATTTCACAGAGGGCTCCGGCACGGTGATTTTCAACGGAACCGGAAACCAGTACGTTTACACAGAGACTTTCAACGTCCTGAAACTGGATAAATCCACGGGGTCGATGTACATCACGACAGGCAACACCGTGGGATGCAACAGCTATGATTGGGACGCCGGGGCCTATGTGGTCAACGGTGGTACCTTCAACGTCCTGGACTTGGCCGACAGCGGCATCTTCGGCACCATCACCATCAGCTCCGGAACGGTGAATTACCTCCAGGACTCATCCCAGTATGTGGACATGCGCTGCACCCTCAACCTGAGCGGGGGGACATTCAACATCAACGGCGGCAACAGCACATCCTGGTGGGGCTTTGTGAATCCCTTCACGCTGAACATGAGCAACGGCACCCTGTATTTCTACCAGCCGATCTATATCCCCTCCTCCCACACAACAGTGGAGAATATCACCGGCGGCATCATCCGCACCTGCGGTTCTTTCAGCTGCCAGAGGGGTGATTTCACCCCCTCCGGTGGCACCCTGGAAATGTATGACTCCCTGGACATGAGCATCTCGATGGCAACAGGCAGCAACCTCTACAACCTGAACATCAACAAGAATCCCGCGAAGTCAGAGGCTCCAGACCATAGCGGCTTTGTGCAGAGGGAACGCGACGGCACCCCGCTGCCCCAGACCAGAAGCAACACAGCTTTGGCTGGTTCCGACCTGATCATCCTGCATGACTTTACGATCAGCACCGGCGGCTTCGATGCCAACGGCTATGACCTGACAGTCGGCGGCACCTGGGACAACAACGGCCTGAATACCTTGGCCTTCACCGCCGGAATCGGGACTGTTTATCTCAACCAGGCCGGTGACATCCAAAACGTATATGGCCCCAATGTCTTCAACATTTTGATCGACAACCACAGCGGCGCTGCGCTGACCTTCAACGACGCCACCACCATCGATTCCCTGGAAGTGAACAACATCGTTTCCTTCCACAATGCCAACACTATCAATAATGTGGACAACTCCAACCCCGGCGCCATCCTGGCCTTTTATTACAACTATGCCTCCACGATCGGTTCCTATACCGGCGGCGGCTCGCTGCGGGCCTGGATCAGCAGTTACGTGACCATCAACGACCTCACCCAGCCCGGACTATACGGCTCCTACATAGCGGGCAGCGGGCATCTGGAATTCCATCAGGACGCCTCGTCCTTTAGTGACATAAATGGCAACATGACTATCCAGGACAACGGCATAGTGGATATCTACGGAACTTACTCCGATTGCTACGTTGGTTATGATGGGGATTGCCTGCTCACCATCACCTCCGGCGAGCTCAATATCAAAGAAAACAGCTTCTACATAGAGAATAACGGTAACACGGTTGATTTTGCCGTCAGCGGAGGAACGATCAGGGTAAACGGCAGCTGGTACGACAGCTGGGGTATCTTTGACCCCAGCGGCGGAACGGTGGAAATGACCGGTGCCACGGACAACCACCTCACCTGCCATGCCTCGAGCTGGTTCCACACCCTGACCGTAAACAAGGTACTGGCCCGGGAAGCTGAACCCGGACCGGAATTTGAGACCGACAGGGAGGGTAACGTGACCCCCGTGACGCGGGCCTGCAACCTCACCATCCACGGATGCACCGTCAACGGCGGCTACATCCAGACGGCAGCGGGCGCCGTGTATCTGACCGGAGACCTCAATTCCGCGAATGGCGATGCCACGAATATCATAACCGCTGGAACCCTGCGCCTGAACGGCTCTTCCTTTATCTCGGCGGGAAATCTCACAATTTACGGCATCCTGGCCGTGGATCCCGCGTCCACGCTGTACATCGGCGGCACCAAAGCCCTCAATGTGTACAGCGGCGGCTACCTGCTGCTGGGCGGAAACAGCTCCAGTCCGGCCACCATCACCAAAACCGGCACCGGCACCTACGGCCTCTACATCCGCAACGGCGGGATGATCGGCGCTGTTTACGGGATCTTCGAATACATGAACGTCAACGGGCTTTACCTCTATTCCGGCTCCAGCGTCAACACCGATTACTGCCTGGAAAACTGCACCTTCCGCAACGGCGCTGGCAACGGACGCCTTCTCACCATCAGCAATAGCCAGAATTTCATTGTGAGCGGAGCCGTATTCCCCGCCAATACCTGGGGCGGATATTACAATGCCTATAAATCCGTGGATAGCGGCGTGGTCTATTTCAGCAACTGGAGCGGGGACTTCGGAGGAGAAGACCACGATTACGATCCAAACAACCGGATCTTCTGGGAAGGTTCCGGCTCGCCGGACATCGAAAATCTGCAGATCAGCCATCTGCCCGTCACCAACAAGATCCGGCTGGATTGGTCGTATCCCCTGGAAGATGCCAGCTTCAGGATCTACCGCAGCTCAGATCCCTACGGCATGTTCAACTTGGTGGGCACAACCGCCGACCTGTTCTGGGAACAGACTGTGCCCGGACCCTATTATTTCTACAGGGTGAGGGCCGTACTTCCCTGAGCGCCTTGACATACAAAAATGGGGTCCGGAAATTCCGGGCCCCATTTTTTGGGCTGGATCATTCTCAGGGTCCCACCGCGGTGACCCGGTAGAAGTAAAAGGATCCCGGAACCGCTTCCGACCAGGAGGTGCTGGCGCTGGTGGAGTGGAGGGTGAAGGTCCCGGCGGGATCGGCAGCCCGGTAGATGTTGAAGTGATCGACTGGTTCGGAGTAATCCCAGTCGAGGCTGATCTGGCCGGCGGAGTAAGCAATAAAGAGGTTTTGGACCGGCGGCAGCCCGCCCCCTTCCCAGCTGACGCGGCCATAGGGGTCATTCTCGTGGCTGGGGCCTCCGTAAGGGCCGTCCCAGGCCAGAAATTCCAGGCTGCCCTGGTTCAGAGGCTTGGAAACGTTGGAACCCGGCTCCGCAGGCAACACGGGGAAGCTGGCGCCGCTTATGCTGAGGTTTTGGCTGTTCCGGACGGTTAGCAGCGCTCCTCCCTGGGCTGTGACCTCGCCATATCGGAACGCGCAGTTCCCAAAGGTGAAGCTTTCCCCGACAGTGGCTCCAGAATCGATATACACACCGTTGGCATCCATGTATTCAAAGATGGCGTCGTGGGCGGTGATCGCTGCTCCGCTGGCTATCGTGAAGGCATAGTATCCGCCTGTGTTGCTTCTGGATACGGTTACAGGCTCGCTCTGGCTTCCCAAGAGGATCAGCTCTCCCCCGGAATTGACAGTTAGGGACTGGCCGCCGCGGAGGTAGAGCCCAGAGCCGGCATTGCCTCTCAGGGTGCCGTTCACGACCACATCACCGGTGCTGGTCAGGTAGCGGTCACCGAGGTTCAGGGTACCGCCGGCGGCGATGGTGGTGGTGCCAAATTCAGCCACGTTCAGATAACCGGCGGTTGACAGCGAAAGCGTGCCCTGGCTGATGTCCAGGTTGCCCTTAACTGGGATCACGGAGGAACTGAGAACGGAGGTGATGGGATCGGCCTTGTTCACCAGCAGGTGGTGAAACCAGCTTCCCGTCGCGCAGGAAAGGATGGAGCCGGAATTGCCGCCATAGAGTTCGACCGTCCCGCCGGTGGGCTGGAAATCGGAACGGGTGATGGCAAAACCTTTGGAACAGCGGATGGTTCCTCCGCTGACGGCGCTGGCCAGGCTGTAGGAAGAGGCGTTGATCAGGATGGCCTGGTCCGTCACATCCAGAGTTCCCCCGCTCAAGGTGAGGCTGGCGTCCTCACTATAGGGCCACCTGGAGGTTCCGGAGCCGCCCCGGATCCAGAAATTTCCGGCCTCGACGCTCACCTCTCCCAACAGATCGATGGCCTGGCTGGCGTCCTGGCTCAGGTCCACATTGCCGTCCTGAAGGTGGAAAATCCCCTTCACGCCGGGATCGGCGAGGTCCAAGGCTGTGAACGAGCCGCCGCTGACGCGAAGCCTGCCTTCCGTCCAGTCGTAGCTTTGGCAGCTGACGTCAATGCCGCCGCCGATGACCGCTTCCCGGAAAGAATAGTCCTTGGCCAGTTCCAGCTGGCAAAAATCCTCAGCAAAGGAGATCTCGCTGTCCAGGTTCGCATCGAACACCACCTTTCCTGTTCCTTCGATGAAGTCAGCCGCTCCGGACTGGTTGAACCAGTCTCCGGCAACGTTCATAACATTGGGGGCGGCAAAGATTCCCCTTAGTAGCTTGAAATCGCCGTTGATGTCCAGATCGCTCATGGCTGTCAGGGAGGTCCCCTCAGGTATGTAAACGCTGAGGTCCTGCAGGTATGAGCCGCTGGCGAGGAGGATGCTGGAGTTGCCTGCCCCGTTCAGGTAAACACCCCCGCCCTCGGGTGTGAAGCTTGAGTTCAACACGGTGAAGCTTCCGGCGATGCTGATCCCGCCATCCGTTATGGACTCCGTAAAGGAATGTCCGCCCGCGGTTTCGATCTTCACGCCGACGTCATGGAAGATCAGATTGCCGGAAACCATCTCCAGGCTGGCATCGGCAGCCCAGGCCCAGCGGGAGGGCTGGCCTCCGCCGTACAGGTTGAAAGTCCCGGAATCCATTGTTACATGGGCGTTCAGGTCCACATAGTCCGTGGCTTCAGTTCCCTGGTAATAGGTGATGCTGCCGCTGATCAGGTGGATGTTTCCATATATGCCGTTGTCGGCCAGGCTGTTTGCTGTGAAAGAGCCCCCGTTGATTCTGTAGCCCCCCTGGTCCCAGTCAAAGCAGGAGCACACAACCGACGCGCCCGGGATGCTCATTTCCCCGGAGGGCTTGTCCAGGATGAGATTGGAAAAGGTTTCGCTCCACACGGTCTGGTCCTCGCTGCCGTTCAGGGTCACGGAATTGGCGGAGTATTCCTTGAAGGCTGCCGGCCCCGCGTAGTTGTGCCAGTCTCCGCCCAGGGCGATGTTGTAGTAGTGATAGCTGGGTACACCCAAGACCCTGGTTTCCAGTACTCCGTCCCGGAGAGTAAGGCTACCTTTGAGCGCAAGGTCGGAGTACAGGGTGACGGTATAGGCAAGGGTGCCTGTTTTCTCGATGTCCAGATCGTTCAGATAGTTGCCCGGATCGCCGAGTCTGAGATACGCGCTGGCAATTCCCTCCATGCTCAGCAGGCCGTTGTCCAGCTGGCAGACCGCTCCAAGCTGGACCTCAAGATCACCTTGCAGGATCAGTTTGAAATCATCAGTCTGTTTCAGGGTGCTGCCTGCCTGCACTTCCAGGAGGTCCGTGATCGTGAGGTTGCCAAAACCGATATTGTATATGTCCGTGTAGTAGGGTGAATTTTTGGCTGAAACAAAGTTCCTGATGGTGGTTGGGTAAAATACTCGAATCTGGCTGTTGCCGTTTCCAAACATGATCAGATGGCCCTTATCCATGTTCACGTTTACGTAGTCATCAAAAGTAAGGTCCCCCTGCACCTGTATGCGGCCCGAATCTTCATCGGGGTGGAGCATGTTCACGCTGGCAAAGCCATCAAAGAGCAGATCGCCGTCAACCTGGAAAGGCGGCACCAAACCGCTCTCATTCCAGTCAAAGGTCAGGGTACTACTGACATTGGCATTGCCGCGCGCCCAGACGTATCCACCGGTGAGGATGAGCCCGCCGCTGAGGTCAACCAGCAGGTCGTTGCAGTTGGCTGCCTGGTTGCAAACGGGCGGATCGTCATCGCAATTATTGATATACACATCCTCCAGGTAGGTGGGAACGTGCCCCAGGGACCAGTTCGCGGCGTCATGCCAGTTTGAGGAAACGCTACCCAGCCATTCGTTGCGGTATCTATGACCAAGTGGGCTGGGAGAGGTATCAAAGCTCCTGCCGGCATTGGTGAGGGGTGGAGAAAGGCCCATGTCTGTATGATCCGCGTACAGAACCGCGCAAAACAACAATGATGCCACAGCCAGGCAGAGTCGCATGGCCTTCATTTCTGTCTCCTTTGACCCTGCTAAAAAACGCCGTTGTTCGACCTTAATTATGCACCTTGACAGCATCTGCCGGCAACGGGATGCTGTCAAGAATTTTTTCCAGCGCTCAAACATCGGCAGGCGTCAAATCCCTTTATGGCTCTCTTTCACATCAAGTGGGTGCGGGCGCTTAACCAGAAAGCAGCCTGGTTTGGACGATAGCCTGATTATTGGATCGGGCGGAGGGCCAGTACCGATTTTGCTTGACAGAATAAAGCCATGAAAAGGAAAGGATTGGACAGTGATGAGGGGCCTATAGCTCAGCTGGTAGAGCTTCCGGCTCATAACCGGATGGTCGGGGGTTCGACTCCCTCTGGGCCCACCATCTTTTTTAGCGTAGCTTCTGTTCGGCGTCTTTTCCCATGTCCAATGCCATTGTGCGGTAATCTCCTCCTGAACCCCTGCAAATCCGCCCCCTGTAAGTCCCCCGCCAAATAGCCGCGTTTCAGGCGGGCATCTGGCGGGAGGCGCAGCCGCGCCGCGGTTCCGGGGATTCAGGTGGCCGCATAAGCATAAGATTCAGCAACTTAGTGCTTTTTTAAACAAAGGGCTGGAACCGACCCAGATGCTTTTCCACCAGCAAGGCGTGGCGGAGGCCGCGGCTGGAGACAATCGCGCCCTCCAGACCGAAATGTCGCAGGATCTCTTCCAGGATCAGCGCGCTGGCCAGAATGATCCCTTCCCGGCCTGGAGGCAAACCCTTTATCAGAGGGCGTTCCGACTCCCTGGTCCGGCCGTAGAGATCGATCTGGCTCGCCAGTTCCGCTCCGGACAGCCAAAATCCCTGCACTTTCCCGGCCTCAAATGGCTCCAAAGCCAGGGCCACCGCCGCCAGGGCGCAGCTTCCGCCTCCGCAGGCGACGGTGAACATCCGCTTCGGAAAGGGAAACGCCTTCTCCAATAGATCCTGGATGTGGTTTCTGAGGCGATCCAGTTCCTCCGGGCGCGATGGATCGTTTACCATAAAGGATTTGGTGAGGGTAAGCGCGCCCAGGGGCAGGCTGTGGCTTGACCTCATGCCATGATCATCTCTGAAACTGAATTCCGTGCTGCCGCCGCCGGAATCGAGCACCAGACAGGCTTCATCCGCAGGCGCAAGCTCTGAAGCGGCCTCAAAGCTCAGCCACGCCTCCTCTTCCGGGGTGAGAACGCGCAGGTCCCAGCCGGCCAGGCATTTAAGTTGACGAGCGAAATGTTCCGCGTCCTCCGCCCGGCGCAGGGTTTCCGCGCCCACGCAAAGGATTTGTTCCACACCCAGTTCCCGGCAGGAGTTCCGCACTTCGCTCAGATAGGCCAGATTGCGCTCAGCGGCCTCTGGCCCGATCTTGCCTGTGGCGGCCAGTTCTTCACCCAGCCGCGTGACCTGGCTTAGTTCCCTGAT from Candidatus Cloacimonadota bacterium includes:
- a CDS encoding S8 family serine peptidase — translated: MKASSLMAALIILLFVSSFLPAVAFPETEAGSDTGYAPDLVKIKLSSAAYERAGLPEGLYAEAADFGIEELDRLLLQTGGQKVIRAHRRVKDTAWEERTGFDRWFLVKLDGRMAVEEAVNAFKSSAWIEFAQPEYEIRSAVAPNDPFYSDNWGHNNTAQLPAWFPAGDPAGGHTGATVGTVGFDSDAQLAWDRSQFWGSSSIVIAIIDTGADTSHPDLRLVAGYDYGDGDSNVNTTNAHGTNCAGIAAARANNSLGVAGIAGGCSIMPLKILDSAGHQYFTYTDNALTHAADNGVEIISMSFSAIPLGTDEGDIPATDAALEYAYDHGCVMFASTANDNTSTIGYPSNHNKVISVGAAAPNGARKSYTSVDGEYWWGSNYGVNTQDDPKAVDLMAPTILPSTDLMGTAGYNTSASPGGDYYMWFNGTSCSCPYAAGVAALLLSKTPTLTQTQVKNILSKTATDMTVGTSAGWDRYTGYGLVNADRALVNVWDGSSSNAWNLASNWSLDMVPISTQDVLIPNYLIRYPTVSVNPQPCASVVVETAASITITTGYLTAFGDYTTSGSLVMNNSTGHLYVLGQLSFESGATASITADVDIHVVDDVFFQTGSNVIMSNGNLILYGNKSSVIRAYTAATVYNLLSDKDSGYSSAISLLSTAPITISGNLYVYGGSTLNHSYSGTTILKGGMWVYDNATCAFNSGTLSLEGTGTSYLRFYQYGIGNHLKNLAINKSTGYSVVLYDTLEVAGNVTINSGTFNPGTWPVFVGGNWDNNAGPAYFTEGSGTVIFNGTGNQYVYTETFNVLKLDKSTGSMYITTGNTVGCNSYDWDAGAYVVNGGTFNVLDLADSGIFGTITISSGTVNYLQDSSQYVDMRCTLNLSGGTFNINGGNSTSWWGFVNPFTLNMSNGTLYFYQPIYIPSSHTTVENITGGIIRTCGSFSCQRGDFTPSGGTLEMYDSLDMSISMATGSNLYNLNINKNPAKSEAPDHSGFVQRERDGTPLPQTRSNTALAGSDLIILHDFTISTGGFDANGYDLTVGGTWDNNGLNTLAFTAGIGTVYLNQAGDIQNVYGPNVFNILIDNHSGAALTFNDATTIDSLEVNNIVSFHNANTINNVDNSNPGAILAFYYNYASTIGSYTGGGSLRAWISSYVTINDLTQPGLYGSYIAGSGHLEFHQDASSFSDINGNMTIQDNGIVDIYGTYSDCYVGYDGDCLLTITSGELNIKENSFYIENNGNTVDFAVSGGTIRVNGSWYDSWGIFDPSGGTVEMTGATDNHLTCHASSWFHTLTVNKVLAREAEPGPEFETDREGNVTPVTRACNLTIHGCTVNGGYIQTAAGAVYLTGDLNSANGDATNIITAGTLRLNGSSFISAGNLTIYGILAVDPASTLYIGGTKALNVYSGGYLLLGGNSSSPATITKTGTGTYGLYIRNGGMIGAVYGIFEYMNVNGLYLYSGSSVNTDYCLENCTFRNGAGNGRLLTISNSQNFIVSGAVFPANTWGGYYNAYKSVDSGVVYFSNWSGDFGGEDHDYDPNNRIFWEGSGSPDIENLQISHLPVTNKIRLDWSYPLEDASFRIYRSSDPYGMFNLVGTTADLFWEQTVPGPYYFYRVRAVLP